The following proteins are encoded in a genomic region of Burkholderia diffusa:
- a CDS encoding alpha/beta fold hydrolase, with product MNTITTKDGTQIYFKDWGSGRPVVFSHGWPLCADAWDAQMLFLVQHGFRVIAHDRRGHGRSSQPSQGNDMDTYADDLAALMNALDLREATLVGHSTGGGEVAHYIGRHGTKRVSKAVLIGAVPPQMVKSASNPGGLPMDVFDGIRKNVAENRSQFYKDLAVPFFGFNRPNAKASQGTIDAFWAQGMMGGVYGQYLCVREFSEVDYTEDLKKIDVPTLILHGDDDQIVPIDDSARLSAKIVKHAQLKIIPGGSHGMCVVNADLINAELLAFLKA from the coding sequence ATGAACACGATCACCACGAAAGACGGTACGCAGATTTACTTCAAGGACTGGGGCAGCGGCCGCCCGGTCGTCTTCTCGCACGGCTGGCCGCTGTGCGCCGATGCGTGGGATGCGCAGATGCTGTTCCTCGTGCAGCACGGTTTTCGCGTGATCGCGCACGACCGGCGCGGCCACGGCCGCTCGAGCCAGCCGTCGCAAGGCAACGACATGGACACGTATGCGGACGATCTCGCGGCGCTGATGAATGCGCTGGACCTGCGTGAAGCCACGCTCGTCGGCCATTCCACCGGCGGCGGCGAAGTCGCGCACTACATCGGCCGCCACGGCACGAAGCGCGTGTCGAAAGCCGTTCTGATCGGCGCGGTGCCGCCGCAGATGGTGAAATCGGCGTCCAATCCGGGCGGCCTGCCGATGGACGTATTCGACGGCATCCGCAAGAACGTCGCCGAGAACCGTTCGCAGTTCTACAAGGATCTCGCCGTGCCGTTCTTCGGCTTCAATCGCCCGAACGCGAAGGCGTCGCAAGGCACGATCGACGCGTTCTGGGCGCAGGGCATGATGGGCGGCGTGTACGGCCAGTATCTGTGCGTCAGGGAATTCTCCGAGGTCGACTACACCGAGGACCTGAAGAAGATCGACGTCCCGACGCTGATCCTGCACGGCGACGACGACCAGATCGTGCCGATCGACGATTCCGCGCGGTTGTCCGCGAAGATCGTGAAGCACGCGCAGTTGAAGATCATTCCCGGCGGCTCGCACGGGATGTGCGTCGTCAATGCCGACCTGATCAATGCCGAACTGCTCGCGTTCCTGAAAGCGTAA
- a CDS encoding DUF3331 domain-containing protein, whose translation MNAFNRWEHVMTLLDPSPAAAHGALSWHRDHDAARRRHRDDAPPASSGDARRRCAIVAVERQTDSSVLISWSDPTRCRYDEQRWISAKSRALGRCALTGTTVRPGDAIYKPQWRGAKRPANYREVILASELDRFIVRLSHS comes from the coding sequence ATGAATGCCTTCAATCGCTGGGAACACGTGATGACGCTGCTCGACCCGTCGCCCGCGGCGGCGCATGGTGCGTTGTCGTGGCATCGCGACCACGACGCCGCCCGCCGTCGTCATCGCGACGACGCACCGCCCGCCTCGAGCGGCGATGCGCGCCGCCGATGCGCGATCGTCGCAGTCGAGAGGCAGACCGATTCGTCGGTGTTGATTTCGTGGAGCGACCCGACACGCTGCCGCTACGACGAGCAGCGCTGGATCAGCGCCAAGTCGCGCGCCCTCGGACGCTGCGCGCTGACCGGCACGACGGTTCGCCCCGGCGACGCGATCTACAAGCCGCAATGGCGCGGCGCCAAGCGTCCCGCGAACTATCGGGAAGTGATCCTCGCGTCCGAGCTGGATCGGTTCATCGTCAGGCTGTCCCATTCATGA
- a CDS encoding alpha/beta fold hydrolase, whose amino-acid sequence MSTFTTRDGVSIHYKDWGAGRPVVFIHGWPLNADMWDVQMHHLASNGFRAIAYDRRGFGRSGQPWTGYDYDTLSDDLATLIETLGLRDVTLVGFSMGGGEVARYIGRHGTRHIAKTVLIGSVTPLVARRDDHPDGIDVAVFDGIRAGIVADRAAFFENFWPLFTGSNRPASTISRAALDWTSFMALQAGLKGTLDCVGAFSETDFRADLDRFDVPTLVIHGDDDQTAPLSLTGAATARRVPHATLSVYEGGPHALYLTHGQRLNDELLAFVRA is encoded by the coding sequence ATGAGTACGTTCACGACACGCGACGGCGTTTCGATTCACTACAAGGACTGGGGCGCGGGGCGCCCTGTCGTGTTCATCCACGGCTGGCCGCTGAATGCGGACATGTGGGACGTCCAGATGCATCATCTCGCGTCGAACGGCTTTCGCGCGATCGCATACGACCGGCGCGGCTTCGGCCGGTCCGGCCAGCCGTGGACGGGATACGACTACGACACGCTGTCGGACGATCTCGCGACGCTGATCGAGACGCTCGGGCTGCGCGACGTGACGCTCGTCGGCTTTTCGATGGGTGGCGGTGAGGTCGCCCGCTACATCGGCCGGCACGGTACGCGCCACATCGCGAAGACCGTTCTGATCGGCTCGGTCACACCGCTGGTCGCGCGACGCGATGATCATCCGGACGGCATCGACGTCGCCGTGTTCGACGGCATTCGCGCGGGGATCGTGGCGGATCGGGCGGCATTCTTCGAGAACTTCTGGCCGCTGTTCACCGGTTCGAACCGGCCAGCTTCCACGATCTCGCGCGCCGCGCTCGACTGGACGTCCTTCATGGCGCTGCAGGCCGGGTTGAAGGGAACGCTCGATTGCGTCGGCGCATTCTCCGAAACCGACTTCAGGGCGGATCTCGACCGTTTCGACGTCCCGACGCTCGTGATTCACGGCGACGACGACCAGACGGCGCCGCTGTCGCTGACCGGGGCCGCGACCGCGCGGCGCGTGCCGCACGCGACGCTGAGCGTCTACGAGGGCGGCCCGCACGCGCTGTATCTGACGCACGGGCAACGGCTGAACGACGAACTGCTGGCGTTCGTCCGCGCGTGA
- a CDS encoding HD domain-containing protein: protein MRHRIAGIPIPDSPIAREAAATVRASAPELLFHHAMRVFAFASVIGTRRGIVFDAELLYVAVLFHDIGLTEGHRRSHRRYEIDSANVAHAFLCGYGVGTEDAAEVWRAIALHTTFGIHPYVSPLTALLGAGVETDLFALHFDEVNRAERDEIVNAWPRGPCFKELFLEALAAGTAHRPETAFGNVCADVLERCDPDYRRTNFCGLVLGSKWAE from the coding sequence ATGCGCCACCGTATCGCCGGCATCCCGATTCCCGACAGCCCGATCGCGCGCGAGGCCGCCGCGACCGTGCGGGCCAGCGCGCCCGAACTCCTGTTCCACCATGCGATGCGCGTGTTCGCCTTTGCATCGGTCATCGGCACGCGTCGCGGCATCGTCTTCGATGCCGAGCTCCTGTACGTCGCGGTTCTGTTCCACGACATCGGACTGACCGAAGGCCACCGCCGCTCGCACCGGCGCTACGAAATCGACAGCGCGAACGTCGCGCACGCATTCCTCTGCGGATACGGCGTTGGCACGGAAGACGCAGCCGAGGTATGGCGCGCGATCGCGCTGCATACAACCTTCGGCATTCATCCCTACGTGTCACCGCTGACCGCATTGCTCGGCGCGGGCGTCGAGACGGATCTCTTCGCGCTTCATTTCGACGAGGTGAACCGCGCCGAACGCGACGAGATCGTGAATGCGTGGCCGCGCGGCCCGTGTTTCAAGGAACTGTTCCTCGAGGCACTGGCCGCGGGCACCGCGCATCGCCCCGAGACCGCGTTCGGCAACGTCTGTGCCGACGTGCTCGAACGTTGCGACCCGGACTATCGTCGGACGAATTTCTGCGGCCTGGTGCTCGGATCGAAATGGGCGGAGTAG
- a CDS encoding ATP-binding protein — protein sequence MIRIGTLHVFLDRREIRSNGKLLRIGSRAFEILELLIRANGALVSKDEIMQRVWPRTIVEENNLQVHIAALRKALANDRNLIVTVPGRGYRLVGGQGERVAPVRRATSRLALAPTELIGREQTVAEVLAALDAARVVTLVGAGGIGKTRVALEAAARAEASFPDGAAFVSLATVACPQFVPAALAGAFELVQPAGSLTLDAVLASVAHRRMLLVLDNCEHLLDAAAQIATALTDADAGLRVLATSREALRIQGERLCPVLPLDVPGEGADEQEIVGASAVQLFSARARAADPRFPLDERSLSLMASVCRRLDGLPLAIELAAARAAVLGIDVLAGHLDDHFRLLTGGFRTALPRHQTLQAMYDWSYRLLGDAERLLLRWLGVFRDGFSIDAVREVVGTKGLAGADLLDTIAGLVSKSLLSLESTNGAPRYRLLTTTRAYALQQLENNGECAAAARAHANYFHTLFRLAPGDDGGQLAESRLDVIRRELGNLRAALDWAFSPNGDVQVGIALAAVAVPCLFDLALVDECRERARAALDAMHDLDDTPERADARVRLLAAYAAALAHTSGPTQVAHDAWSAVHALGFDAGEGELSPRES from the coding sequence ATGATCCGGATTGGAACGCTTCACGTCTTTCTCGATAGACGTGAAATTCGCTCGAACGGCAAACTGCTGAGAATCGGCAGTCGCGCATTCGAAATTCTCGAACTCCTGATTCGGGCGAACGGCGCATTGGTATCGAAGGACGAGATCATGCAGCGCGTGTGGCCGCGCACGATCGTGGAGGAAAACAACCTGCAGGTGCATATCGCCGCGTTGCGCAAGGCGCTGGCCAACGACCGGAACCTGATCGTCACGGTGCCGGGGCGCGGCTACCGGCTGGTCGGCGGGCAGGGCGAGCGCGTTGCGCCGGTGCGTCGCGCGACGTCGCGCCTGGCGCTTGCCCCGACGGAACTCATCGGCCGCGAACAGACGGTCGCCGAAGTCCTGGCCGCGCTCGATGCCGCACGTGTCGTGACGCTGGTCGGCGCGGGCGGTATCGGCAAGACGCGGGTTGCGCTCGAAGCGGCCGCGCGTGCCGAAGCGAGCTTTCCGGATGGCGCCGCGTTCGTGTCGCTTGCCACGGTCGCATGTCCGCAATTCGTGCCTGCCGCGCTGGCTGGCGCGTTCGAGCTCGTTCAGCCGGCAGGATCGCTGACGCTCGACGCGGTGCTCGCCAGCGTCGCACATCGGCGGATGTTGCTGGTGCTCGACAATTGCGAACATTTGCTCGATGCGGCGGCGCAGATCGCGACCGCACTGACCGACGCGGATGCCGGCCTGCGCGTGCTCGCGACGAGCCGCGAGGCGTTGCGCATCCAGGGTGAGCGACTGTGTCCGGTTCTACCGCTCGACGTGCCCGGCGAGGGCGCGGACGAACAAGAGATCGTAGGCGCGAGCGCGGTGCAGCTGTTCTCGGCGCGCGCCCGCGCCGCCGATCCGCGCTTTCCGCTCGATGAACGCAGCCTGTCGCTGATGGCGTCGGTCTGCCGGCGTCTCGACGGCCTGCCGCTCGCGATCGAACTGGCCGCGGCCCGTGCGGCCGTACTCGGCATCGATGTGCTCGCCGGGCATCTCGACGACCATTTCCGGTTGCTGACCGGCGGTTTTCGCACGGCGTTGCCGCGTCATCAGACGCTGCAGGCGATGTATGACTGGAGCTATCGCCTGCTCGGCGACGCGGAACGTCTGTTGTTGCGCTGGCTCGGCGTGTTCCGGGACGGCTTCTCGATCGACGCGGTGCGGGAGGTCGTCGGCACGAAGGGGCTGGCCGGCGCGGACCTGCTCGACACGATTGCCGGCCTCGTGTCGAAATCGCTGCTGAGCCTGGAGAGCACGAACGGCGCGCCGCGCTATCGGCTGCTGACCACGACGCGCGCGTATGCGCTGCAGCAGCTCGAGAACAACGGCGAATGCGCGGCGGCGGCGCGCGCGCATGCGAATTACTTCCATACGCTGTTCAGGCTGGCGCCCGGCGACGACGGCGGGCAGCTCGCCGAATCGCGGCTGGACGTGATCCGGCGCGAGCTCGGCAATCTGCGCGCGGCGCTTGACTGGGCGTTTTCGCCGAACGGCGACGTGCAGGTCGGCATCGCGCTGGCGGCGGTCGCGGTTCCGTGCCTGTTCGACTTGGCGCTCGTGGACGAATGTCGCGAACGTGCGCGCGCGGCGCTCGACGCGATGCACGACCTCGACGACACGCCGGAGCGCGCCGACGCACGCGTGCGGCTGCTGGCCGCGTATGCGGCCGCGCTCGCCCATACGTCGGGACCGACGCAGGTCGCGCACGACGCATGGTCGGCAGTGCATGCGCTCGGGTTCGACGCGGGCGAGGGCGAGCTGTCGCCGCGCGAATCCTAG
- a CDS encoding mechanosensitive ion channel family protein encodes MPNLSATVAYGAPIVLADLVAWRLLGHGRSTTKAVWRCASFAALTYALFSTGVSPLAVPPSPDRFDRLAIQAIAVAWWLQGALVFSLMLDHLLLPRAWRNQRLFHDIAAGAVFGAAAVAALGYVLGLPLSGVVATSGAVAVILGLALQNTLNDVFSGLVLNTTQPFRLGDTVSIGELEGRIVESNWRATKMINGLGNLVVVPNSAAAKATIVNLSEPASVHGVTLTIEIDPGVRPAVVVDALDRAAASSLDVLANPAPISVVKAVRTNSIEYELVCYVDTLQKKIEVRNRLYDLAHRHLAAADVALRPLAGAIAEHRPVSRGQRLLRAVDLFRQLDDADLAVLADALASRVFHKGEVIYASNADGRLLTIVGSGIASVFVPGAAGDMEVRRMAPGDAIGQSVVLAGTQLHASVYAVTAVTAYQLSSRDLSPLLARKPELGRLMCESLTEHIATEERMMVPPAAKAHASFNLIEWLEREMKRLHDSFG; translated from the coding sequence ATGCCGAACCTGTCAGCCACGGTCGCTTACGGTGCGCCGATCGTTCTTGCCGACCTCGTCGCGTGGCGGCTGCTCGGCCATGGCCGTTCGACGACGAAGGCGGTCTGGCGCTGCGCGTCGTTCGCCGCGTTGACCTATGCGTTGTTCTCGACCGGCGTGAGCCCGCTCGCGGTGCCGCCGTCGCCCGACCGGTTCGACCGGCTCGCGATCCAGGCGATCGCCGTCGCGTGGTGGCTGCAGGGCGCGCTGGTGTTCAGTCTGATGCTCGATCATCTGCTGCTGCCGCGTGCGTGGCGCAACCAGCGGCTGTTTCACGACATCGCCGCGGGCGCGGTGTTCGGCGCGGCGGCCGTCGCGGCGCTCGGCTACGTCCTCGGGTTGCCGCTGAGCGGGGTGGTCGCGACGTCGGGCGCCGTGGCGGTCATCCTTGGTCTCGCGCTTCAGAACACGCTGAACGACGTGTTCTCGGGCCTTGTCCTGAATACTACGCAGCCGTTTCGCTTGGGCGACACGGTGTCGATCGGCGAGCTCGAAGGCCGCATCGTCGAAAGCAACTGGCGCGCGACCAAGATGATCAACGGGCTCGGCAACCTGGTCGTCGTGCCGAACAGCGCGGCGGCCAAGGCGACGATCGTCAACCTGAGCGAACCTGCGAGCGTGCACGGCGTGACGCTGACGATCGAGATCGATCCCGGCGTGCGGCCCGCCGTGGTCGTCGATGCGCTCGACCGCGCCGCCGCCAGTTCGCTCGACGTGCTCGCGAACCCCGCGCCGATTTCGGTCGTCAAGGCGGTCAGGACCAACTCGATCGAATACGAGCTGGTTTGTTACGTCGACACGCTGCAGAAGAAGATCGAAGTCCGCAACCGGCTCTACGATCTGGCCCATCGGCACCTGGCCGCCGCGGACGTCGCGTTGCGCCCGCTCGCCGGGGCCATCGCGGAGCACCGTCCCGTTTCGCGAGGGCAGCGCCTGTTGCGCGCTGTCGACCTCTTCAGGCAGCTCGATGACGCCGATCTGGCGGTGCTGGCCGACGCGCTGGCGTCACGCGTGTTCCACAAGGGCGAGGTGATCTACGCGTCGAATGCCGACGGGCGGCTGCTGACCATCGTCGGCAGCGGCATCGCGTCGGTGTTCGTGCCGGGCGCGGCCGGCGACATGGAAGTCAGGCGCATGGCGCCCGGCGACGCGATCGGCCAGTCCGTCGTGCTCGCCGGCACGCAGCTTCATGCGAGTGTCTATGCGGTGACCGCCGTGACGGCCTATCAATTGAGCAGCCGCGACCTGTCGCCGCTGCTCGCCAGGAAACCCGAGCTGGGGCGGCTGATGTGCGAATCGCTGACCGAGCACATCGCGACCGAGGAGAGGATGATGGTCCCGCCCGCCGCGAAGGCGCATGCGTCATTCAACCTGATCGAGTGGCTCGAGAGGGAGATGAAGCGCCTGCACGATTCTTTCGGTTGA
- a CDS encoding LysR family transcriptional regulator gives MKLSFEALEALDAIDRTGTFAEAAELLHRVPSALTYLVQKLESDLDVALFDRSGRRAKLTHAGRVVVEEGRRLLHAAEQLERKAQRAQQGWETEVRICVDEILPFDAMWPYVHAFYDLEMDTRLRLSTEVLGGTWDALISRRADLVVGAAGEPPELPDIVTRPIGTLKHVFAVAPTHPLAALPEPLSMASVVEYRGAVISDTSRELQPRSVAVDAGQPYLAVPTLAAKLAAQCEGLAVGTLPECIAARAIAQGRLVARQVTGMRDTTHCYIAWRGDEAGRALHWWVEQLDRPDLVDRFTALA, from the coding sequence ATGAAGCTGTCCTTCGAAGCGCTCGAAGCACTGGATGCGATCGACCGCACCGGTACGTTCGCCGAAGCCGCGGAGTTGCTGCACCGCGTACCGTCCGCGCTGACTTACCTCGTACAAAAACTCGAGAGCGACCTCGACGTCGCGTTGTTCGACCGCAGCGGGCGCCGGGCGAAGCTCACGCACGCGGGCCGCGTCGTCGTCGAGGAAGGCCGTCGGCTTCTGCATGCCGCCGAGCAGCTCGAACGCAAGGCGCAGCGCGCGCAGCAAGGCTGGGAAACCGAGGTCCGCATCTGTGTCGACGAAATCCTGCCGTTCGACGCGATGTGGCCGTACGTGCATGCGTTCTACGATCTCGAGATGGACACGCGGTTGCGACTCTCCACCGAAGTGCTCGGCGGCACCTGGGATGCGCTGATTTCGCGCCGCGCCGATCTCGTCGTCGGCGCGGCAGGAGAGCCGCCGGAGTTGCCCGACATCGTGACGCGGCCGATCGGCACGCTGAAGCACGTGTTCGCGGTCGCGCCCACCCATCCGCTTGCGGCATTGCCCGAACCGCTGTCGATGGCGTCGGTCGTCGAATATCGCGGCGCCGTGATCTCCGATACCTCCCGCGAGCTGCAACCGCGTTCGGTCGCGGTCGACGCCGGGCAGCCGTATCTCGCCGTGCCGACGCTCGCCGCGAAACTGGCCGCGCAATGCGAGGGACTCGCGGTGGGCACGCTCCCCGAGTGCATCGCGGCACGCGCAATCGCGCAAGGCAGGCTCGTCGCGCGCCAGGTGACGGGCATGCGCGACACGACCCATTGCTATATCGCGTGGCGCGGCGACGAAGCCGGACGCGCGCTGCACTGGTGGGTCGAGCAACTCGACCGCCCCGATCTCGTCGACCGGTTCACCGCGCTTGCCTGA
- a CDS encoding XapX domain-containing protein produces MKPYIASLFAGILAGIVYALIGVQSPAPPTVALVGLLGILAGEQILPVARRMVGGIRLGTAWSDAKCSQHMFGALPGAHASDAAAKRRESTPT; encoded by the coding sequence ATGAAACCGTACATTGCTTCGCTTTTCGCCGGCATTCTCGCCGGCATCGTCTACGCGCTGATCGGCGTGCAATCGCCAGCGCCCCCGACCGTCGCCCTGGTCGGGCTGCTGGGCATTCTGGCCGGCGAACAGATTCTTCCCGTCGCGCGACGGATGGTCGGCGGGATCCGGCTCGGAACCGCGTGGAGCGACGCGAAGTGCAGCCAGCACATGTTCGGTGCACTGCCGGGCGCCCACGCGTCCGACGCTGCCGCAAAGCGCCGAGAGTCGACGCCGACGTGA
- a CDS encoding hydrolase, translated as MSNPKLEVLTPHNSQLIFIDQQPQMAFGVQSIDRQTLKNNVVGLAKAAKVFNIPTTITTVESDSFSGHTYPELLDVFPNQKTLERTSMNSWDDQKVRDALAANGRKKVVVSGLWTEVCNTTFALCAMLEGDYEIYMVADASGGTTQAAHDFAMQRMVQAGVVPVTWQQVLLEWQRDWAHRETYDAVMAIAKEHSGAYGMGVDYAYTMVHKAPQRTATPHESIPAVPAK; from the coding sequence ATGAGCAACCCGAAGCTTGAAGTACTCACTCCGCACAACAGCCAGCTGATCTTCATCGACCAGCAGCCGCAGATGGCGTTCGGCGTGCAGTCGATCGACCGCCAGACGCTGAAGAACAACGTCGTCGGGCTCGCGAAGGCCGCGAAGGTCTTCAACATCCCGACCACGATCACCACTGTCGAAAGCGACAGCTTCTCGGGTCATACCTATCCCGAGCTGCTCGACGTGTTCCCGAACCAGAAGACGCTCGAACGCACGTCGATGAACTCGTGGGACGACCAGAAGGTGCGCGACGCGCTCGCCGCGAACGGCCGCAAGAAGGTGGTCGTATCCGGCCTGTGGACGGAAGTCTGCAATACGACGTTCGCGCTCTGCGCGATGCTCGAAGGCGACTACGAGATCTACATGGTCGCCGACGCATCGGGCGGCACGACGCAGGCCGCGCACGACTTCGCGATGCAACGCATGGTGCAGGCGGGTGTGGTGCCGGTCACGTGGCAGCAGGTGCTGCTCGAATGGCAGCGCGACTGGGCGCACCGCGAGACGTACGACGCCGTGATGGCGATCGCGAAGGAACATTCGGGCGCGTACGGGATGGGCGTCGACTACGCGTACACGATGGTCCACAAGGCACCGCAGCGCACCGCGACGCCGCACGAGTCGATCCCGGCCGTGCCGGCGAAGTAA
- a CDS encoding DUF1427 family protein produces MEPYLVSLGAGVLIGVIYSAIKVRSPAPPLIALVGLLGMVIGVQAIPTLKQLFGF; encoded by the coding sequence ATGGAACCTTATCTGGTTTCCCTTGGTGCGGGCGTGCTGATCGGCGTCATCTACAGCGCGATCAAGGTCCGCTCGCCCGCGCCGCCGCTGATTGCGCTGGTCGGGTTGCTCGGCATGGTGATCGGCGTGCAGGCCATCCCCACCCTCAAACAGCTCTTTGGCTTCTGA
- a CDS encoding amidohydrolase encodes MTATGTQPDLILHNGRFTTLDRTNPVATAVAIAAGRFVAVGSDADVMPLAGRATKVVDLDGRGVLPGLIDNHCHVIRGGLNYNMELRWDGVPSLALAMEMLKRQVAVTPAPQWVRVVGGFTEHQFVEKRLPTIDELNAVAPDTPVFILHLYDRALLNAAALRVVGYTKDTPEPPGGTILRDAAGNPTGLLLANPNATILYATLAKGPKLPFEYQYNSTRHFMRELNRLGVTGVIDAGGGSQNYPDDYEVIRKLHDAGEMTIRIAYNLFTQKPNAEKEDFVNWTQSVKYHDGTDYFRNNGAGEMLVFSAADFEDFRVARPDLPAQMEDDLEGVVRVLAQNRWPWRMHATYDETISRALDVFEKVNEDIPLEGLNWFFDHAETISERSMDRIAALGGGVAVQHRMAYQGEYFVERYGAQAAEATPPVAKMLDKGLKVSAGTDATRVASYNPWVSLAWLVTGKTVGGLRMYPQRNLLDRETALRMWTEYVTWFSNEEGRKGRIAVGQLADLVVPDRDFFACAEDDIAGTTALLTVVGGKIVWGAGPFASHDAPIPPAMPDWSPVREYGGYGGWGATQRNGAPLQRAAAAAMCGCANACTVHQHAHASAWGSALPTSDAKGFWGAFGCSCWAI; translated from the coding sequence ATGACCGCAACCGGGACCCAACCGGATCTGATCCTCCATAACGGAAGATTCACGACCCTCGACCGCACGAACCCTGTCGCCACCGCGGTGGCCATCGCTGCCGGCCGCTTTGTCGCGGTCGGCAGCGACGCGGACGTGATGCCGCTCGCGGGCCGCGCGACGAAAGTGGTCGACCTCGACGGCCGCGGCGTGCTGCCGGGCCTGATCGACAACCACTGCCACGTGATTCGTGGCGGCCTGAACTACAACATGGAGCTGCGCTGGGACGGCGTGCCTTCGCTCGCGCTCGCGATGGAGATGCTCAAGCGGCAGGTCGCCGTGACCCCCGCGCCGCAGTGGGTGCGCGTGGTCGGCGGCTTCACCGAACATCAGTTCGTGGAGAAGCGCCTGCCCACGATCGACGAGCTCAACGCAGTCGCGCCCGATACGCCGGTGTTCATCCTGCACCTGTACGATCGCGCGCTGCTGAACGCGGCCGCGCTGCGCGTGGTCGGCTATACGAAGGACACGCCCGAGCCGCCGGGCGGCACGATCCTGCGCGATGCGGCCGGCAACCCGACGGGCCTGCTGCTCGCGAACCCGAACGCAACGATCCTCTACGCGACGCTCGCGAAGGGGCCGAAGCTGCCGTTCGAGTATCAGTACAACTCGACGCGTCACTTCATGCGCGAACTGAACCGGCTCGGCGTGACGGGCGTGATCGACGCGGGCGGCGGCTCGCAGAACTACCCGGACGATTACGAAGTGATCCGCAAGCTGCACGACGCGGGCGAGATGACGATCCGGATCGCGTACAACCTGTTCACGCAAAAGCCGAACGCCGAGAAGGAAGACTTCGTGAACTGGACGCAGAGCGTCAAGTATCACGACGGCACCGACTACTTCCGCAACAATGGCGCGGGCGAGATGCTGGTGTTCTCCGCGGCCGATTTCGAGGACTTCCGCGTCGCGCGCCCGGACCTGCCCGCGCAGATGGAGGACGATCTCGAAGGCGTCGTGCGCGTGCTCGCGCAGAACCGCTGGCCGTGGCGGATGCACGCGACGTACGACGAAACGATCAGCCGCGCGCTCGACGTGTTCGAGAAGGTCAACGAGGACATCCCGCTCGAAGGGCTGAACTGGTTCTTCGATCACGCGGAAACGATCTCCGAGCGTTCGATGGACCGGATTGCGGCGCTCGGCGGCGGTGTCGCGGTGCAGCACCGGATGGCGTACCAGGGCGAATACTTCGTCGAGCGCTACGGCGCGCAGGCGGCGGAAGCCACGCCGCCGGTCGCGAAGATGCTCGACAAGGGCCTCAAGGTCTCGGCCGGCACCGACGCGACGCGCGTGGCGTCGTACAACCCGTGGGTGTCGCTCGCATGGCTGGTGACGGGCAAGACGGTCGGCGGCCTGCGGATGTACCCGCAGCGCAACCTGCTCGATCGCGAGACCGCGCTGCGCATGTGGACCGAGTACGTGACGTGGTTCTCGAACGAGGAAGGCAGGAAGGGGCGCATCGCGGTCGGGCAGCTCGCCGACCTGGTGGTCCCGGATCGCGATTTCTTCGCGTGCGCGGAGGACGATATCGCGGGCACGACCGCGTTGCTGACGGTGGTCGGCGGCAAGATCGTGTGGGGCGCGGGCCCGTTCGCGTCGCACGACGCGCCGATTCCGCCGGCGATGCCGGACTGGTCGCCGGTGCGCGAGTACGGCGGCTATGGCGGCTGGGGCGCGACGCAGCGCAACGGCGCGCCGCTGCAACGGGCGGCGGCCGCCGCGATGTGCGGCTGCGCGAACGCGTGCACCGTGCACCAGCATGCGCATGCGAGCGCGTGGGGCAGCGCATTGCCGACGTCGGACGCGAAGGGCTTCTGGGGCGCGTTCGGCTGTTCGTGCTGGGCGATCTGA
- a CDS encoding DoxX family protein: MSTPIGRYSPRWIRALLAQPWVGALVRLALVSAFLIGGIDKATHFDDAVAEQAHFGLQPAALWAALAVVVEIGGSLCVVFRRFTWLGAGGLGMLTLVAMLVANDFWNQTGTAHFMALNSFFEHLGLIAALVLVTMLGDARHSEGDGRG, from the coding sequence ATGTCAACGCCCATCGGCCGGTACAGCCCCAGGTGGATCCGGGCCCTGCTTGCGCAGCCGTGGGTCGGCGCGCTGGTGCGACTTGCCCTCGTGTCGGCGTTTCTGATCGGCGGGATCGACAAGGCGACGCATTTCGACGACGCGGTGGCCGAGCAGGCGCATTTCGGGCTGCAGCCGGCCGCGCTGTGGGCTGCGCTGGCGGTTGTGGTCGAGATCGGCGGCTCGCTCTGCGTGGTGTTTCGCCGCTTCACGTGGCTCGGCGCCGGCGGCCTCGGCATGCTGACGCTCGTCGCGATGCTGGTGGCGAACGACTTCTGGAACCAGACGGGCACCGCGCATTTCATGGCGCTCAACAGCTTCTTCGAGCACCTGGGATTGATTGCCGCGCTGGTGCTCGTCACGATGCTGGGTGACGCACGGCATTCGGAAGGGGATGGGCGGGGCTGA